One segment of Solanum stenotomum isolate F172 chromosome 1, ASM1918654v1, whole genome shotgun sequence DNA contains the following:
- the LOC125868984 gene encoding DNA polymerase eta isoform X1, whose amino-acid sequence MPVARPELSDSRVIAHVDMDCFYVQVEQRKQQSLRGQPTAVVQYNSWQGGGLIAVSYEARKFGVKRSMRGDEAKQVCPEIHLVQVPVARGKADLNTYRNAGSEVVSILSRRGRCERASIDEVYLDLTIAAEAMLADNPPECLETISEEVVQSHVLGLEEVGSDARENVRHWFTRSDASRRDKLLACGAFIVAELRLQVLEETEFTCSAGIAHNKMLAKLASGMNKPAQQTVVPFSSISKLLRTLPIKKMKQLGGKLGTSLQIDLGVNTVGDLLQFSEEKLQEYYGVNTGSWLWNTARGINGEEVKERLLPNSHGSGKTFPGPRALKTVASVEKWLNELCEELSERLQSDLEQNRRIAHTLTLHAHAYKVGFSCQSNDADSFRNFPSKSCPLRYGTSKIKEDALSLFQAGLREYLGQYNVKISGNQKSGWGITGLSVSASKIVAIPSGTRSIMNYFHNQEETFPQVKLSSEQHIQDAPLLSPSEEDSLESGGHLTLQSIEPWIACREENEETKYSMPLDRQEEDKDTCKEKLPDKETSICSSPDAEVYRGWEKDQTESSGDYLTVKIRDSLESEEGKRKSNKEKGMSTISRYFQSQLSGSLLKAEHAGTSKLSESSSLSACQSELPQENSPARGESSVDAHLCSQIKLKRPSWSYDIDEIDQDILNELPKQIQEEVQAWLRPQKRPNTVKRDLGITRYFLPAKDK is encoded by the exons ATGCCGGTGGCAAGACCCGAGTTATCGGATTCTAGAGTTATTGCTCACGTCGACATGGATTGCTTCTACGTTCAAG TGGAGCAGCGAAAGCAACAAAGTCTAAGAGGTCAACCCACTGCTGTTGTACAGTACAATTCTTGGCAAGGTGGGGGACTGATTGCTGTCAGTTATGAGGCTCGTAAGTTTGGGGTGAAGCG CTCAATGCGAGGTGATGAGGCAAAACAAGTTTGTCCGGAGATTCATCTTGTTCAAGTCCCAGTTGCCCGTGGTAAAGCTGATCTTAATACCTACAGGAATGCAGGCTCAGAG GTTGTTTCCATACTTTCTAGAAGAGGCCGATGTGAGCGTGCTTCAATTGATGAAGTGTATTTGGATCTCACTATAGCTGCTGAAGCAATGTTGGCAGATAATCCTCCTGAGTGCCTGGAAACTATCAGTGAAGAAGTAGTACAATCACATGTTTTGGGTCTTGAGGAA GTTGGTAGCGATGCCAGAGAGAATGTCAGACATTGGTTCACTAGAAGTGATGCTAGTCGCCGTGATAAGTTGTTAGCCTGTGGAGCCTTTATTGTTGCAGAACTTCGGCTGCAAGTACTAGAAGAGACTGAGTTCACTTGTTCTGCAGGCATTGCTCATAATAAG ATGCTGGCCAAACTTGCAAGTGGAATGAATAAACCTGCTCAGCAAACTGTGGTGCCTTTCTCATCCATCAGCAAATTACTTAGAACTTTgcctataaaaaaaat GAAACAGCTTGGAGGAAAACTTGGAACTTCTTTGCAGATTGACTTAGGTGTGAACACTGTTGGGGATCTGCTCCAGTTTTCAGAAGAAAAGCTACAAGAATATTATGGAGTAAATACTGG TTCTTGGTTATGGAATACAGCAAGGGGCATTAATGGAGAAGAGGTCAAGGAACGCCTTCTTCCCAACAGTCATGGATCAGGAAAGACATTTCCTGGACCTCGAGCTCTTAAAACTGTCGCTTCT GTTGAAAAGTGGCTTAATGAGCTCTGCGAAGAACTTAGTGAACGTCTTCAGTCTGATTTAGAACAGAATAGACGTATTGCACATACTCTTACTCTACATGCTCACGCATACAAGGTTGGCTTTTCTTGTCAG TCAAATGATGCAGATTCGTTCAGGAATTTTCCATCAAAATCGTGTCCACTGAGGTATGGGACTTCCAAGATTAAGGAAGATGCCCTAAGCCTGTTTCAAGCAGGTTTGCGTGAATATCTTGGCCAGTACAATGTGAAGATTTCAGGAAATCAAAAGAGTGGGTGGGGTATAACTGGTCTTTCTGTTTCAGCCAGTAAAATAGTAGCTATACCATCA GGTACACGTTCTattatgaattattttcataaCCAAGAGGAAACTTTCCCTCAAGTTAAACTATCCAGCGAACAACATATCCAAGATGCTCCACTTTTGTCACCTTCAG AAGAGGACAGTCTTGAAAGTGGAGGTCATCTGACACTGCAGTCAATAGAGCCATGGATAGCATGTCGTGAGGAAAATGAAGAGACTAAATATTCCATGCCACTAGACAGACAGGAAGAGGACAAGGACACGTGTAAAGAAAAg CTGCCAGATAAAGAGACTTCAATATGTTCTTCACCAG ATGCTGAAGTGTACCGGGGATGGGAGAAAGATCAGACTGAATCAAGCGGGGACTACCTTACTGTAAAGATTAGAGATAGTTTAGAGTCAGAGGAAGGGAAGAGGAAGTCAAATAAAGAAAAG GGAATGTCAACAATCTCGCGATATTTTCAAAGTCAACTCTCTGGCTCTCTCTTAAAGGCAGAACATGCTGGTACTAGTAAGCTAAGCGAATCCTCCTCCTTGTCAG CCTGTCAAAGTGAACTTCCTCAAGAAAATTCACCCGCAAGAGGTGAATCTAGTGTTGATGCTCATCTTTGTAGCCAGATTAAACTGAAAAGGCCTTCCTGGAGTTACGACATTGATGAGATTGACCAGGATATCTTGAACGAGTTACcaaaacaaattcaagaagAGGTACAAGCATGGCTCAGGCCTCAGAAGCGACCTAATACAGTGAAAAGGGATTTGGGTATTACTCGTTATTTCTTACCTGCAAAAGATAAATAG
- the LOC125868984 gene encoding DNA polymerase eta isoform X5, translated as MPVARPELSDSRVIAHVDMDCFYVQVEQRKQQSLRGQPTAVVQYNSWQGGGLIAVSYEARKFGVKRSMRGDEAKQVCPEIHLVQVPVARGKADLNTYRNAGSEVVSILSRRGRCERASIDEVYLDLTIAAEAMLADNPPECLETISEEVVQSHVLGLEEVGSDARENVRHWFTRSDASRRDKLLACGAFIVAELRLQVLEETEFTCSAGIAHNKMLAKLASGMNKPAQQTVVPFSSISKLLRTLPIKKMKQLGGKLGTSLQIDLGVNTVGDLLQFSEEKLQEYYGVNTGSWLWNTARGINGEEVKERLLPNSHGSGKTFPGPRALKTVASVEKWLNELCEELSERLQSDLEQNRRIAHTLTLHAHAYKVGFSCQSNDADSFRNFPSKSCPLRYGTSKIKEDALSLFQAGLREYLGQYNVKISGNQKSGWGITGLSVSASKIVAIPSGTRSIMNYFHNQEETFPQVKLSSEQHIQDAPLLSPSEEDSLESGGHLTLQSIEPWIACREENEETKYSMPLDRQEEDKDTCKEKGMSTISRYFQSQLSGSLLKAEHAGTSKLSESSSLSACQSELPQENSPARGESSVDAHLCSQIKLKRPSWSYDIDEIDQDILNELPKQIQEEVQAWLRPQKRPNTVKRDLGITRYFLPAKDK; from the exons ATGCCGGTGGCAAGACCCGAGTTATCGGATTCTAGAGTTATTGCTCACGTCGACATGGATTGCTTCTACGTTCAAG TGGAGCAGCGAAAGCAACAAAGTCTAAGAGGTCAACCCACTGCTGTTGTACAGTACAATTCTTGGCAAGGTGGGGGACTGATTGCTGTCAGTTATGAGGCTCGTAAGTTTGGGGTGAAGCG CTCAATGCGAGGTGATGAGGCAAAACAAGTTTGTCCGGAGATTCATCTTGTTCAAGTCCCAGTTGCCCGTGGTAAAGCTGATCTTAATACCTACAGGAATGCAGGCTCAGAG GTTGTTTCCATACTTTCTAGAAGAGGCCGATGTGAGCGTGCTTCAATTGATGAAGTGTATTTGGATCTCACTATAGCTGCTGAAGCAATGTTGGCAGATAATCCTCCTGAGTGCCTGGAAACTATCAGTGAAGAAGTAGTACAATCACATGTTTTGGGTCTTGAGGAA GTTGGTAGCGATGCCAGAGAGAATGTCAGACATTGGTTCACTAGAAGTGATGCTAGTCGCCGTGATAAGTTGTTAGCCTGTGGAGCCTTTATTGTTGCAGAACTTCGGCTGCAAGTACTAGAAGAGACTGAGTTCACTTGTTCTGCAGGCATTGCTCATAATAAG ATGCTGGCCAAACTTGCAAGTGGAATGAATAAACCTGCTCAGCAAACTGTGGTGCCTTTCTCATCCATCAGCAAATTACTTAGAACTTTgcctataaaaaaaat GAAACAGCTTGGAGGAAAACTTGGAACTTCTTTGCAGATTGACTTAGGTGTGAACACTGTTGGGGATCTGCTCCAGTTTTCAGAAGAAAAGCTACAAGAATATTATGGAGTAAATACTGG TTCTTGGTTATGGAATACAGCAAGGGGCATTAATGGAGAAGAGGTCAAGGAACGCCTTCTTCCCAACAGTCATGGATCAGGAAAGACATTTCCTGGACCTCGAGCTCTTAAAACTGTCGCTTCT GTTGAAAAGTGGCTTAATGAGCTCTGCGAAGAACTTAGTGAACGTCTTCAGTCTGATTTAGAACAGAATAGACGTATTGCACATACTCTTACTCTACATGCTCACGCATACAAGGTTGGCTTTTCTTGTCAG TCAAATGATGCAGATTCGTTCAGGAATTTTCCATCAAAATCGTGTCCACTGAGGTATGGGACTTCCAAGATTAAGGAAGATGCCCTAAGCCTGTTTCAAGCAGGTTTGCGTGAATATCTTGGCCAGTACAATGTGAAGATTTCAGGAAATCAAAAGAGTGGGTGGGGTATAACTGGTCTTTCTGTTTCAGCCAGTAAAATAGTAGCTATACCATCA GGTACACGTTCTattatgaattattttcataaCCAAGAGGAAACTTTCCCTCAAGTTAAACTATCCAGCGAACAACATATCCAAGATGCTCCACTTTTGTCACCTTCAG AAGAGGACAGTCTTGAAAGTGGAGGTCATCTGACACTGCAGTCAATAGAGCCATGGATAGCATGTCGTGAGGAAAATGAAGAGACTAAATATTCCATGCCACTAGACAGACAGGAAGAGGACAAGGACACGTGTAAAGAAAAg GGAATGTCAACAATCTCGCGATATTTTCAAAGTCAACTCTCTGGCTCTCTCTTAAAGGCAGAACATGCTGGTACTAGTAAGCTAAGCGAATCCTCCTCCTTGTCAG CCTGTCAAAGTGAACTTCCTCAAGAAAATTCACCCGCAAGAGGTGAATCTAGTGTTGATGCTCATCTTTGTAGCCAGATTAAACTGAAAAGGCCTTCCTGGAGTTACGACATTGATGAGATTGACCAGGATATCTTGAACGAGTTACcaaaacaaattcaagaagAGGTACAAGCATGGCTCAGGCCTCAGAAGCGACCTAATACAGTGAAAAGGGATTTGGGTATTACTCGTTATTTCTTACCTGCAAAAGATAAATAG
- the LOC125868984 gene encoding DNA polymerase eta isoform X2, translating into MPVARPELSDSRVIAHVDMDCFYVQVEQRKQQSLRGQPTAVVQYNSWQGGGLIAVSYEARKFGVKRSMRGDEAKQVCPEIHLVQVPVARGKADLNTYRNAGSEVVSILSRRGRCERASIDEVYLDLTIAAEAMLADNPPECLETISEEVVQSHVLGLEEVGSDARENVRHWFTRSDASRRDKLLACGAFIVAELRLQVLEETEFTCSAGIAHNKMLAKLASGMNKPAQQTVVPFSSISKLLRTLPIKKMKQLGGKLGTSLQIDLGVNTVGDLLQFSEEKLQEYYGVNTGSWLWNTARGINGEEVKERLLPNSHGSGKTFPGPRALKTVASVEKWLNELCEELSERLQSDLEQNRRIAHTLTLHAHAYKVGFSCQSNDADSFRNFPSKSCPLRYGTSKIKEDALSLFQAGLREYLGQYNVKISGNQKSGWGITGLSVSASKIVAIPSGTRSIMNYFHNQEETFPQVKLSSEQHIQDAPLLSPSEDSLESGGHLTLQSIEPWIACREENEETKYSMPLDRQEEDKDTCKEKLPDKETSICSSPDAEVYRGWEKDQTESSGDYLTVKIRDSLESEEGKRKSNKEKGMSTISRYFQSQLSGSLLKAEHAGTSKLSESSSLSACQSELPQENSPARGESSVDAHLCSQIKLKRPSWSYDIDEIDQDILNELPKQIQEEVQAWLRPQKRPNTVKRDLGITRYFLPAKDK; encoded by the exons ATGCCGGTGGCAAGACCCGAGTTATCGGATTCTAGAGTTATTGCTCACGTCGACATGGATTGCTTCTACGTTCAAG TGGAGCAGCGAAAGCAACAAAGTCTAAGAGGTCAACCCACTGCTGTTGTACAGTACAATTCTTGGCAAGGTGGGGGACTGATTGCTGTCAGTTATGAGGCTCGTAAGTTTGGGGTGAAGCG CTCAATGCGAGGTGATGAGGCAAAACAAGTTTGTCCGGAGATTCATCTTGTTCAAGTCCCAGTTGCCCGTGGTAAAGCTGATCTTAATACCTACAGGAATGCAGGCTCAGAG GTTGTTTCCATACTTTCTAGAAGAGGCCGATGTGAGCGTGCTTCAATTGATGAAGTGTATTTGGATCTCACTATAGCTGCTGAAGCAATGTTGGCAGATAATCCTCCTGAGTGCCTGGAAACTATCAGTGAAGAAGTAGTACAATCACATGTTTTGGGTCTTGAGGAA GTTGGTAGCGATGCCAGAGAGAATGTCAGACATTGGTTCACTAGAAGTGATGCTAGTCGCCGTGATAAGTTGTTAGCCTGTGGAGCCTTTATTGTTGCAGAACTTCGGCTGCAAGTACTAGAAGAGACTGAGTTCACTTGTTCTGCAGGCATTGCTCATAATAAG ATGCTGGCCAAACTTGCAAGTGGAATGAATAAACCTGCTCAGCAAACTGTGGTGCCTTTCTCATCCATCAGCAAATTACTTAGAACTTTgcctataaaaaaaat GAAACAGCTTGGAGGAAAACTTGGAACTTCTTTGCAGATTGACTTAGGTGTGAACACTGTTGGGGATCTGCTCCAGTTTTCAGAAGAAAAGCTACAAGAATATTATGGAGTAAATACTGG TTCTTGGTTATGGAATACAGCAAGGGGCATTAATGGAGAAGAGGTCAAGGAACGCCTTCTTCCCAACAGTCATGGATCAGGAAAGACATTTCCTGGACCTCGAGCTCTTAAAACTGTCGCTTCT GTTGAAAAGTGGCTTAATGAGCTCTGCGAAGAACTTAGTGAACGTCTTCAGTCTGATTTAGAACAGAATAGACGTATTGCACATACTCTTACTCTACATGCTCACGCATACAAGGTTGGCTTTTCTTGTCAG TCAAATGATGCAGATTCGTTCAGGAATTTTCCATCAAAATCGTGTCCACTGAGGTATGGGACTTCCAAGATTAAGGAAGATGCCCTAAGCCTGTTTCAAGCAGGTTTGCGTGAATATCTTGGCCAGTACAATGTGAAGATTTCAGGAAATCAAAAGAGTGGGTGGGGTATAACTGGTCTTTCTGTTTCAGCCAGTAAAATAGTAGCTATACCATCA GGTACACGTTCTattatgaattattttcataaCCAAGAGGAAACTTTCCCTCAAGTTAAACTATCCAGCGAACAACATATCCAAGATGCTCCACTTTTGTCACCTTCAG AGGACAGTCTTGAAAGTGGAGGTCATCTGACACTGCAGTCAATAGAGCCATGGATAGCATGTCGTGAGGAAAATGAAGAGACTAAATATTCCATGCCACTAGACAGACAGGAAGAGGACAAGGACACGTGTAAAGAAAAg CTGCCAGATAAAGAGACTTCAATATGTTCTTCACCAG ATGCTGAAGTGTACCGGGGATGGGAGAAAGATCAGACTGAATCAAGCGGGGACTACCTTACTGTAAAGATTAGAGATAGTTTAGAGTCAGAGGAAGGGAAGAGGAAGTCAAATAAAGAAAAG GGAATGTCAACAATCTCGCGATATTTTCAAAGTCAACTCTCTGGCTCTCTCTTAAAGGCAGAACATGCTGGTACTAGTAAGCTAAGCGAATCCTCCTCCTTGTCAG CCTGTCAAAGTGAACTTCCTCAAGAAAATTCACCCGCAAGAGGTGAATCTAGTGTTGATGCTCATCTTTGTAGCCAGATTAAACTGAAAAGGCCTTCCTGGAGTTACGACATTGATGAGATTGACCAGGATATCTTGAACGAGTTACcaaaacaaattcaagaagAGGTACAAGCATGGCTCAGGCCTCAGAAGCGACCTAATACAGTGAAAAGGGATTTGGGTATTACTCGTTATTTCTTACCTGCAAAAGATAAATAG
- the LOC125868984 gene encoding DNA polymerase eta isoform X3 encodes MPVARPELSDSRVIAHVDMDCFYVQVEQRKQQSLRGQPTAVVQYNSWQGGGLIAVSYEARKFGVKRSMRGDEAKQVCPEIHLVQVPVARGKADLNTYRNAGSEVVSILSRRGRCERASIDEVYLDLTIAAEAMLADNPPECLETISEEVVQSHVLGLEEVGSDARENVRHWFTRSDASRRDKLLACGAFIVAELRLQVLEETEFTCSAGIAHNKMLAKLASGMNKPAQQTVVPFSSISKLLRTLPIKKMKQLGGKLGTSLQIDLGVNTVGDLLQFSEEKLQEYYGVNTGSWLWNTARGINGEEVKERLLPNSHGSGKTFPGPRALKTVASVEKWLNELCEELSERLQSDLEQNRRIAHTLTLHAHAYKSNDADSFRNFPSKSCPLRYGTSKIKEDALSLFQAGLREYLGQYNVKISGNQKSGWGITGLSVSASKIVAIPSGTRSIMNYFHNQEETFPQVKLSSEQHIQDAPLLSPSEEDSLESGGHLTLQSIEPWIACREENEETKYSMPLDRQEEDKDTCKEKLPDKETSICSSPDAEVYRGWEKDQTESSGDYLTVKIRDSLESEEGKRKSNKEKGMSTISRYFQSQLSGSLLKAEHAGTSKLSESSSLSACQSELPQENSPARGESSVDAHLCSQIKLKRPSWSYDIDEIDQDILNELPKQIQEEVQAWLRPQKRPNTVKRDLGITRYFLPAKDK; translated from the exons ATGCCGGTGGCAAGACCCGAGTTATCGGATTCTAGAGTTATTGCTCACGTCGACATGGATTGCTTCTACGTTCAAG TGGAGCAGCGAAAGCAACAAAGTCTAAGAGGTCAACCCACTGCTGTTGTACAGTACAATTCTTGGCAAGGTGGGGGACTGATTGCTGTCAGTTATGAGGCTCGTAAGTTTGGGGTGAAGCG CTCAATGCGAGGTGATGAGGCAAAACAAGTTTGTCCGGAGATTCATCTTGTTCAAGTCCCAGTTGCCCGTGGTAAAGCTGATCTTAATACCTACAGGAATGCAGGCTCAGAG GTTGTTTCCATACTTTCTAGAAGAGGCCGATGTGAGCGTGCTTCAATTGATGAAGTGTATTTGGATCTCACTATAGCTGCTGAAGCAATGTTGGCAGATAATCCTCCTGAGTGCCTGGAAACTATCAGTGAAGAAGTAGTACAATCACATGTTTTGGGTCTTGAGGAA GTTGGTAGCGATGCCAGAGAGAATGTCAGACATTGGTTCACTAGAAGTGATGCTAGTCGCCGTGATAAGTTGTTAGCCTGTGGAGCCTTTATTGTTGCAGAACTTCGGCTGCAAGTACTAGAAGAGACTGAGTTCACTTGTTCTGCAGGCATTGCTCATAATAAG ATGCTGGCCAAACTTGCAAGTGGAATGAATAAACCTGCTCAGCAAACTGTGGTGCCTTTCTCATCCATCAGCAAATTACTTAGAACTTTgcctataaaaaaaat GAAACAGCTTGGAGGAAAACTTGGAACTTCTTTGCAGATTGACTTAGGTGTGAACACTGTTGGGGATCTGCTCCAGTTTTCAGAAGAAAAGCTACAAGAATATTATGGAGTAAATACTGG TTCTTGGTTATGGAATACAGCAAGGGGCATTAATGGAGAAGAGGTCAAGGAACGCCTTCTTCCCAACAGTCATGGATCAGGAAAGACATTTCCTGGACCTCGAGCTCTTAAAACTGTCGCTTCT GTTGAAAAGTGGCTTAATGAGCTCTGCGAAGAACTTAGTGAACGTCTTCAGTCTGATTTAGAACAGAATAGACGTATTGCACATACTCTTACTCTACATGCTCACGCATACAAG TCAAATGATGCAGATTCGTTCAGGAATTTTCCATCAAAATCGTGTCCACTGAGGTATGGGACTTCCAAGATTAAGGAAGATGCCCTAAGCCTGTTTCAAGCAGGTTTGCGTGAATATCTTGGCCAGTACAATGTGAAGATTTCAGGAAATCAAAAGAGTGGGTGGGGTATAACTGGTCTTTCTGTTTCAGCCAGTAAAATAGTAGCTATACCATCA GGTACACGTTCTattatgaattattttcataaCCAAGAGGAAACTTTCCCTCAAGTTAAACTATCCAGCGAACAACATATCCAAGATGCTCCACTTTTGTCACCTTCAG AAGAGGACAGTCTTGAAAGTGGAGGTCATCTGACACTGCAGTCAATAGAGCCATGGATAGCATGTCGTGAGGAAAATGAAGAGACTAAATATTCCATGCCACTAGACAGACAGGAAGAGGACAAGGACACGTGTAAAGAAAAg CTGCCAGATAAAGAGACTTCAATATGTTCTTCACCAG ATGCTGAAGTGTACCGGGGATGGGAGAAAGATCAGACTGAATCAAGCGGGGACTACCTTACTGTAAAGATTAGAGATAGTTTAGAGTCAGAGGAAGGGAAGAGGAAGTCAAATAAAGAAAAG GGAATGTCAACAATCTCGCGATATTTTCAAAGTCAACTCTCTGGCTCTCTCTTAAAGGCAGAACATGCTGGTACTAGTAAGCTAAGCGAATCCTCCTCCTTGTCAG CCTGTCAAAGTGAACTTCCTCAAGAAAATTCACCCGCAAGAGGTGAATCTAGTGTTGATGCTCATCTTTGTAGCCAGATTAAACTGAAAAGGCCTTCCTGGAGTTACGACATTGATGAGATTGACCAGGATATCTTGAACGAGTTACcaaaacaaattcaagaagAGGTACAAGCATGGCTCAGGCCTCAGAAGCGACCTAATACAGTGAAAAGGGATTTGGGTATTACTCGTTATTTCTTACCTGCAAAAGATAAATAG
- the LOC125868984 gene encoding DNA polymerase eta isoform X4 — protein MPVARPELSDSRVIAHVDMDCFYVQVEQRKQQSLRGQPTAVVQYNSWQGGGLIAVSYEARKFGVKRSMRGDEAKQVCPEIHLVQVPVARGKADLNTYRNAGSEVVSILSRRGRCERASIDEVYLDLTIAAEAMLADNPPECLETISEEVVQSHVLGLEEVGSDARENVRHWFTRSDASRRDKLLACGAFIVAELRLQVLEETEFTCSAGIAHNKMLAKLASGMNKPAQQTVVPFSSISKLLRTLPIKKMKQLGGKLGTSLQIDLGVNTVGDLLQFSEEKLQEYYGVNTGSWLWNTARGINGEEVKERLLPNSHGSGKTFPGPRALKTVASVEKWLNELCEELSERLQSDLEQNRRIAHTLTLHAHAYKSNDADSFRNFPSKSCPLRYGTSKIKEDALSLFQAGLREYLGQYNVKISGNQKSGWGITGLSVSASKIVAIPSGTRSIMNYFHNQEETFPQVKLSSEQHIQDAPLLSPSEDSLESGGHLTLQSIEPWIACREENEETKYSMPLDRQEEDKDTCKEKLPDKETSICSSPDAEVYRGWEKDQTESSGDYLTVKIRDSLESEEGKRKSNKEKGMSTISRYFQSQLSGSLLKAEHAGTSKLSESSSLSACQSELPQENSPARGESSVDAHLCSQIKLKRPSWSYDIDEIDQDILNELPKQIQEEVQAWLRPQKRPNTVKRDLGITRYFLPAKDK, from the exons ATGCCGGTGGCAAGACCCGAGTTATCGGATTCTAGAGTTATTGCTCACGTCGACATGGATTGCTTCTACGTTCAAG TGGAGCAGCGAAAGCAACAAAGTCTAAGAGGTCAACCCACTGCTGTTGTACAGTACAATTCTTGGCAAGGTGGGGGACTGATTGCTGTCAGTTATGAGGCTCGTAAGTTTGGGGTGAAGCG CTCAATGCGAGGTGATGAGGCAAAACAAGTTTGTCCGGAGATTCATCTTGTTCAAGTCCCAGTTGCCCGTGGTAAAGCTGATCTTAATACCTACAGGAATGCAGGCTCAGAG GTTGTTTCCATACTTTCTAGAAGAGGCCGATGTGAGCGTGCTTCAATTGATGAAGTGTATTTGGATCTCACTATAGCTGCTGAAGCAATGTTGGCAGATAATCCTCCTGAGTGCCTGGAAACTATCAGTGAAGAAGTAGTACAATCACATGTTTTGGGTCTTGAGGAA GTTGGTAGCGATGCCAGAGAGAATGTCAGACATTGGTTCACTAGAAGTGATGCTAGTCGCCGTGATAAGTTGTTAGCCTGTGGAGCCTTTATTGTTGCAGAACTTCGGCTGCAAGTACTAGAAGAGACTGAGTTCACTTGTTCTGCAGGCATTGCTCATAATAAG ATGCTGGCCAAACTTGCAAGTGGAATGAATAAACCTGCTCAGCAAACTGTGGTGCCTTTCTCATCCATCAGCAAATTACTTAGAACTTTgcctataaaaaaaat GAAACAGCTTGGAGGAAAACTTGGAACTTCTTTGCAGATTGACTTAGGTGTGAACACTGTTGGGGATCTGCTCCAGTTTTCAGAAGAAAAGCTACAAGAATATTATGGAGTAAATACTGG TTCTTGGTTATGGAATACAGCAAGGGGCATTAATGGAGAAGAGGTCAAGGAACGCCTTCTTCCCAACAGTCATGGATCAGGAAAGACATTTCCTGGACCTCGAGCTCTTAAAACTGTCGCTTCT GTTGAAAAGTGGCTTAATGAGCTCTGCGAAGAACTTAGTGAACGTCTTCAGTCTGATTTAGAACAGAATAGACGTATTGCACATACTCTTACTCTACATGCTCACGCATACAAG TCAAATGATGCAGATTCGTTCAGGAATTTTCCATCAAAATCGTGTCCACTGAGGTATGGGACTTCCAAGATTAAGGAAGATGCCCTAAGCCTGTTTCAAGCAGGTTTGCGTGAATATCTTGGCCAGTACAATGTGAAGATTTCAGGAAATCAAAAGAGTGGGTGGGGTATAACTGGTCTTTCTGTTTCAGCCAGTAAAATAGTAGCTATACCATCA GGTACACGTTCTattatgaattattttcataaCCAAGAGGAAACTTTCCCTCAAGTTAAACTATCCAGCGAACAACATATCCAAGATGCTCCACTTTTGTCACCTTCAG AGGACAGTCTTGAAAGTGGAGGTCATCTGACACTGCAGTCAATAGAGCCATGGATAGCATGTCGTGAGGAAAATGAAGAGACTAAATATTCCATGCCACTAGACAGACAGGAAGAGGACAAGGACACGTGTAAAGAAAAg CTGCCAGATAAAGAGACTTCAATATGTTCTTCACCAG ATGCTGAAGTGTACCGGGGATGGGAGAAAGATCAGACTGAATCAAGCGGGGACTACCTTACTGTAAAGATTAGAGATAGTTTAGAGTCAGAGGAAGGGAAGAGGAAGTCAAATAAAGAAAAG GGAATGTCAACAATCTCGCGATATTTTCAAAGTCAACTCTCTGGCTCTCTCTTAAAGGCAGAACATGCTGGTACTAGTAAGCTAAGCGAATCCTCCTCCTTGTCAG CCTGTCAAAGTGAACTTCCTCAAGAAAATTCACCCGCAAGAGGTGAATCTAGTGTTGATGCTCATCTTTGTAGCCAGATTAAACTGAAAAGGCCTTCCTGGAGTTACGACATTGATGAGATTGACCAGGATATCTTGAACGAGTTACcaaaacaaattcaagaagAGGTACAAGCATGGCTCAGGCCTCAGAAGCGACCTAATACAGTGAAAAGGGATTTGGGTATTACTCGTTATTTCTTACCTGCAAAAGATAAATAG